The Pseudobdellovibrionaceae bacterium genome contains a region encoding:
- a CDS encoding glycosyltransferase family 9 protein yields MKGLGLIDEVHEIKKGDSSTYKDAHSELEKHRFEWILCPHPSIRSAQFVQGLFAGQTISFTRGWNALHFSKTVMSPDLPDPLRQLSLLKPVVPHLEERMAKWGGIDWNAKSTEGFLTEVPDELSMEMKSRLLRESPVTPVAPRSWVLFPGSVWPTKQWPEEHYEALAQKLIAENVQILWLGGPDEKEVCQRLAERLPRTRSLAGQLSLWESLVVLSRAEGVIANDSGGQHMAAIAGAPVLSIFGPTVLEFGFRPWARMTAVAERAELFCRPCGPHGSRRCPRGSHECLTQLEPDQVFQIWKSMVRRIRSSN; encoded by the coding sequence ATGAAGGGCCTCGGCCTCATCGACGAAGTTCACGAGATCAAAAAAGGCGACTCTTCGACTTATAAAGACGCTCATTCCGAGCTCGAAAAACATCGGTTCGAGTGGATTCTTTGTCCTCATCCATCCATCCGCTCGGCGCAGTTTGTACAGGGACTGTTTGCAGGACAGACGATCAGTTTCACGCGTGGATGGAATGCGCTTCACTTCTCTAAAACAGTCATGTCTCCGGATTTGCCGGACCCACTTCGTCAGCTCTCGTTGCTGAAACCCGTGGTCCCTCATTTAGAGGAACGTATGGCGAAGTGGGGAGGCATCGACTGGAATGCGAAGTCCACTGAGGGATTCTTGACCGAAGTGCCGGACGAACTTTCCATGGAGATGAAGTCTCGGCTCTTGCGGGAAAGCCCGGTTACGCCGGTGGCGCCGCGGTCTTGGGTTCTATTTCCGGGTAGTGTTTGGCCTACGAAGCAGTGGCCCGAAGAGCACTACGAAGCCTTGGCGCAAAAGTTAATTGCGGAAAACGTCCAGATTCTTTGGTTGGGTGGTCCCGACGAAAAAGAGGTTTGTCAGCGTTTGGCCGAACGACTTCCGCGGACTCGGAGTCTCGCGGGGCAATTGAGCCTTTGGGAAAGTTTGGTCGTTCTTTCGCGAGCCGAAGGCGTCATTGCCAACGATAGCGGTGGTCAGCACATGGCCGCGATTGCCGGAGCTCCGGTGTTGTCAATATTTGGGCCTACGGTATTGGAGTTCGGATTCCGCCCGTGGGCACGTATGACCGCCGTTGCCGAACGGGCGGAACTCTTTTGTCGTCCCTGCGGTCCCCATGGCAGCCGCCGTTGTCCGCGGGGTTCGCATGAGTGCTTGACGCAACTCGAGCCCGATCAGGTTTTTCAGATCTGGAAATCGATGGTCCGTCGGATTCGCAGCAGTAACTAG
- a CDS encoding glycosyltransferase family 9 protein, which yields MLIVHLGAMGAVVRSTALLEPIQRKYAGAQITWVTDAPCDRLLAGHPRIDKVVRADATDLLSIAGREFDVALVIDKSDKASGVLSTVRAKQVFGFVTDSRFGKIGPATLAAVELWELGLDDELKFFVNQKTENQLIAEALELGPYERDEYDLPLSISEKALSHERMEAWRRNPAQPIIGFNTGCGPLMPAKKWTVEFHRQVIEKLLSLGFENLVLLGGPEDEERNRQIAVGLPVQCSPCTQGLRDGVASIAACDVVLTGDSFGMHVAIALKKFVVAWFGPSCAHEIDLFDRGVKLHAQVGCSPCWKRSCQTEVMCYDRVSMSEIQEAVQRGANWWHRPVAAEVIDSRTGRAILAPPTSAERFSGTLAANATVGFGAGNLARSEVDPV from the coding sequence GTGCTGATCGTACATTTGGGGGCGATGGGTGCCGTTGTTCGTTCGACCGCGCTCCTCGAACCCATCCAACGTAAATATGCTGGCGCGCAGATTACGTGGGTGACGGATGCTCCTTGCGATCGTCTGCTGGCCGGACATCCGCGGATCGACAAAGTGGTTCGGGCGGATGCGACGGACCTGCTCTCGATTGCGGGGCGTGAATTCGATGTGGCGCTCGTCATCGACAAAAGTGATAAAGCTTCGGGAGTTCTGTCCACGGTTCGCGCGAAACAGGTCTTCGGATTCGTCACCGATTCACGTTTCGGAAAAATCGGACCCGCGACTCTGGCGGCCGTCGAACTCTGGGAGTTGGGTCTCGATGACGAACTCAAATTTTTCGTGAACCAGAAAACCGAAAACCAGCTGATTGCCGAGGCCCTTGAACTCGGACCCTACGAGCGAGATGAATACGACCTTCCGCTCTCGATATCGGAAAAGGCTCTGTCGCATGAGCGCATGGAGGCTTGGCGACGAAACCCTGCCCAACCCATCATCGGTTTCAATACGGGATGTGGGCCTTTGATGCCGGCGAAGAAATGGACGGTGGAATTTCATCGTCAGGTTATCGAAAAGCTGCTGTCCCTTGGCTTTGAAAACTTGGTTCTTCTAGGTGGACCCGAGGACGAAGAGCGAAATCGGCAAATCGCGGTCGGACTACCGGTTCAATGCAGTCCTTGCACCCAAGGTCTTCGCGACGGGGTTGCCAGCATTGCGGCCTGTGACGTCGTTTTGACTGGAGACTCGTTCGGAATGCATGTCGCGATCGCGCTCAAAAAGTTCGTGGTCGCTTGGTTCGGCCCTAGCTGCGCACATGAAATCGACCTTTTCGATCGGGGCGTGAAGTTGCACGCCCAGGTCGGCTGTTCTCCCTGTTGGAAGCGCAGCTGCCAAACGGAAGTGATGTGTTATGACCGCGTGTCCATGAGTGAGATCCAAGAGGCCGTCCAGCGGGGAGCGAATTGGTGGCACAGGCCGGTGGCGGCAGAAGTGATCGATTCACGAACGGGTCGCGCAATCCTTGCGCCTCCGACTTCAGCGGAAAGGTTTTCGGGAACCTTGGCTGCGAATGCGACGGTGGGTTTCGGCGCGGGAAACCTAGCGCGCTCGGAAGTTGATCCCGTCTGA
- a CDS encoding DUF3108 domain-containing protein, which yields MGMLVASGCGSNLLKYEKDQSFKKIDDFESKVKIDIPADPEDSSETGAATSTSGESTSGAGSKSPKTSEPRPTATPNPAEIEAAAKVKAADARVAKKTPPATSKTKVPKTAPKSAKTSKAKGGAVSAPAVPSRRQPELESEVGFEGRRPIKDPFRVGEKVVHQVHYFAVSAGQMTIEVKPFAQVNGKKSYHFGVGAKTSRWYSGIYSVDDKVSVLMDFETLVPSVYQLAVRETGQVKESRMLFQDGKAMFWERKVTEKHGEEENKKEWDILDYSQNVFSAAFYLRVFDWQVGQENAFRVADDGENLIFRGKAIRRERISTDAGDFNAIVIQPQIELKGKFKPVGDIFIWLSDDDRKFILKIESKIKIGTLVSEVIELKP from the coding sequence ATGGGAATGCTCGTCGCGTCGGGTTGCGGCTCGAATCTTCTGAAGTACGAGAAGGATCAAAGCTTCAAGAAGATCGACGACTTCGAATCGAAGGTCAAAATCGACATTCCCGCCGATCCTGAGGATTCTTCCGAGACGGGGGCGGCGACATCGACATCAGGTGAATCTACTTCCGGCGCCGGAAGTAAATCTCCGAAGACGTCCGAGCCCCGTCCCACGGCGACCCCGAATCCGGCAGAGATCGAGGCCGCGGCTAAGGTGAAGGCTGCGGATGCACGGGTAGCAAAGAAGACTCCTCCGGCGACTTCGAAAACCAAAGTTCCCAAAACCGCACCGAAAAGCGCAAAGACCTCGAAGGCAAAGGGAGGGGCCGTGAGTGCTCCTGCAGTTCCGTCGCGTCGTCAGCCCGAGCTTGAAAGTGAGGTCGGATTTGAGGGACGTCGTCCCATCAAAGACCCTTTCCGCGTCGGCGAGAAGGTCGTGCATCAGGTTCACTACTTCGCGGTTTCGGCAGGGCAGATGACGATCGAGGTGAAACCTTTCGCGCAGGTGAATGGCAAGAAGAGCTACCACTTTGGCGTCGGAGCTAAGACCAGTCGCTGGTATTCGGGAATCTACTCCGTCGATGACAAGGTTTCCGTACTCATGGACTTCGAAACCTTGGTTCCTTCCGTGTATCAGTTAGCCGTCCGGGAAACCGGACAAGTTAAAGAATCAAGAATGCTTTTCCAAGACGGTAAGGCGATGTTTTGGGAACGCAAAGTCACCGAGAAGCACGGTGAAGAAGAAAATAAGAAAGAGTGGGACATCCTCGACTACTCACAGAACGTATTTTCGGCCGCTTTTTACCTGCGCGTCTTCGATTGGCAAGTGGGTCAAGAGAATGCCTTCCGTGTGGCCGATGACGGGGAAAACCTGATTTTCCGTGGCAAGGCGATTCGCCGTGAACGCATTTCGACCGATGCTGGTGATTTCAACGCGATCGTCATTCAGCCGCAGATCGAGCTGAAGGGGAAGTTCAAGCCCGTCGGCGATATCTTCATTTGGCTGAGCGACGACGATCGCAAGTTCATTCTGAAGATCGAATCCAAGATCAAGATCGGGACCTTGGTCTCGGAAGTGATCGAACTGAAGCCTTGA
- a CDS encoding lysophospholipid acyltransferase family protein translates to MAFLLSLVPRRWLWYWGVVLGWLWWDVFRFRRFTLYRNITIVFPELPKAERVRLIKRSLSWLGFNFFETLLIPGMDADWVRKWVVLEGEEHLDAALAKGKGVLLLSLHLGNGDIAAVALPVMGRKLNLISKRFKVKWANDFWFGMREAKGTKLIEPHARDNAFQILKALKANESVVFVIDQFMGRPYGIPTEFFGRPTATAYGLSLFAMKTGAPVVPVWTYHGEDLRIHVAFGPPVEIEHFSDDKDLQMKGMTQKYNSVLERLILAHPEQWMWVHRRWKHWE, encoded by the coding sequence GTGGCGTTCCTGCTGTCTTTGGTTCCGCGGCGGTGGCTGTGGTACTGGGGCGTCGTTTTGGGATGGCTGTGGTGGGATGTGTTCCGCTTCCGGCGCTTTACTTTGTACCGGAACATAACAATTGTTTTCCCGGAGTTGCCGAAGGCCGAACGGGTGCGTTTGATCAAACGCTCGCTCTCCTGGCTGGGGTTTAACTTTTTCGAAACTTTACTGATCCCGGGGATGGATGCGGACTGGGTGCGGAAGTGGGTGGTCCTCGAGGGCGAAGAGCACCTCGACGCCGCCTTGGCGAAAGGGAAGGGCGTACTGCTTTTGAGCCTTCACCTGGGGAACGGCGATATCGCCGCCGTGGCACTTCCGGTGATGGGTCGGAAGCTGAATTTGATTTCGAAGCGCTTCAAGGTGAAGTGGGCGAATGATTTCTGGTTCGGGATGCGCGAGGCGAAGGGCACGAAGCTGATCGAACCCCACGCGAGGGACAACGCGTTCCAGATTCTGAAGGCGCTGAAGGCGAACGAGTCGGTCGTATTCGTGATCGATCAGTTCATGGGGCGACCGTACGGAATCCCGACGGAGTTCTTTGGTCGCCCGACGGCGACGGCCTACGGTCTTTCGCTTTTCGCGATGAAAACGGGGGCGCCGGTGGTACCGGTCTGGACCTATCATGGCGAAGATCTCCGGATTCATGTGGCATTTGGCCCCCCTGTGGAAATTGAGCACTTCTCGGACGACAAAGATTTACAAATGAAGGGAATGACCCAAAAATACAACTCAGTGCTGGAAAGGCTGATCCTCGCTCATCCGGAACAGTGGATGTGGGTTCACCGGCGCTGGAAACATTGGGAGTGA
- the lpxK gene encoding tetraacyldisaccharide 4'-kinase has protein sequence MTGLLGALVPLYRGLTVMKNAAYDGGFSEALRLPVPVVSVGNLSMGGTGKTPVVIWLSRTLARDYRRPVIVTRSYRTKLRGPRAVQLGVPDGASLFGDEAVELALKAGGLVYTGPVKWRTALQAYQDVKPDLILLDDGFQHRRLARDFEIVLIDATDERDTLLPSGRLREDFSSLRRADAVLLTKVNWARPAFVERLRAKIAPHVRADAVVMDLHFGFRDLSRMAELGFGRPVALVSAVGRNEVLRAQVESVLQRPLDWVVAERDHHPWSARDVEGLRAWWARHPDGLVFTTEKDETKLRPLLRGEARLVSLRLDVDARGEEARLFAAARRKLQGVHHSGVRPNLEAGPWP, from the coding sequence GTGACGGGACTTCTGGGGGCGCTCGTGCCCTTGTATCGCGGGCTCACGGTGATGAAGAACGCGGCTTACGACGGTGGGTTTAGCGAAGCTTTGCGTTTGCCGGTGCCGGTGGTTTCGGTCGGGAATCTCTCGATGGGCGGAACCGGGAAGACGCCCGTGGTGATCTGGTTGTCGCGGACGTTGGCGCGGGACTACCGGCGGCCCGTGATCGTGACCCGCAGCTACCGGACGAAGTTGCGGGGGCCGCGGGCCGTGCAGCTGGGCGTGCCCGATGGCGCGAGTCTCTTTGGCGATGAAGCGGTCGAGCTCGCGCTGAAAGCGGGGGGGCTCGTTTACACGGGGCCCGTGAAGTGGCGGACGGCGTTGCAGGCTTATCAAGACGTGAAACCGGATTTGATTTTGTTGGACGATGGGTTTCAGCATCGGCGCTTGGCGCGCGATTTTGAAATCGTGCTGATCGACGCGACGGATGAGCGGGATACGCTTTTGCCGTCGGGACGTTTGCGCGAGGATTTCTCGTCGCTGCGGCGGGCGGATGCGGTTTTATTGACGAAGGTGAACTGGGCGCGGCCGGCGTTCGTCGAAAGGCTGCGGGCCAAGATCGCGCCGCACGTGCGGGCGGACGCGGTCGTGATGGATTTGCATTTCGGCTTTCGCGATTTGTCGCGAATGGCGGAGTTGGGATTTGGTCGGCCGGTGGCGCTGGTGTCGGCGGTGGGCCGCAACGAGGTTCTGCGCGCGCAAGTCGAGTCGGTGCTGCAGCGGCCTTTGGATTGGGTGGTGGCGGAGCGCGATCACCATCCGTGGTCGGCTCGGGATGTCGAGGGCTTGCGAGCCTGGTGGGCGCGGCATCCGGATGGGCTCGTCTTCACGACCGAGAAGGACGAGACGAAGCTGCGTCCGCTTTTACGGGGCGAGGCGCGACTCGTGAGTTTGCGGTTGGACGTGGATGCACGGGGCGAAGAGGCGCGTCTTTTCGCGGCGGCACGTAGGAAGTTGCAGGGGGTCCACCACTCGGGGGTGCGGCCGAATCTTGAGGCGGGACCGTGGCCTTAG
- the lpxB gene encoding lipid-A-disaccharide synthase, with the protein MFVAAEASSALFAQRLMEYWRSQNRGLKFFGVGTKEMEALGLERIGKSEEMAVVGAQEIIEQWDLLKGVFNRLVEEAARRRPKLVIVLDYPEFNLMLSKKLHALGIPVVYYVSPQVWAWRKGRVKTIKKYCRKVLLLFPFEVPFYKEKGVPYEFVGHPILDEIQDKYYEPVYRKTHRNRCGIGDDDIVIGLMPGSRRGEIKRHFDIQIEVARRLYKNYKNIRVLLMVAPTFEKEQLQALMDDVNFPIIVQKDEPFEMIHLSDFVLAASGTATLMVGLLEKPMVVMYRMTFLTGLLARLVVRGVKFFGIVNLIKNREVVPERWQGGASADELYSLMKRYLDDPAYTAKVREDLHSLRKELGDRGATARVAAAVEEFLR; encoded by the coding sequence ATGTTCGTCGCAGCCGAAGCGTCGTCGGCGCTCTTTGCGCAACGTTTGATGGAGTATTGGCGTTCGCAGAACCGTGGTCTCAAGTTCTTCGGTGTCGGAACGAAAGAGATGGAAGCGCTCGGCCTTGAACGCATCGGCAAGTCCGAAGAGATGGCCGTCGTCGGCGCGCAAGAAATCATCGAGCAGTGGGATCTGTTGAAGGGCGTTTTCAATCGTTTGGTCGAAGAGGCCGCGCGACGCCGTCCCAAGCTCGTCATCGTGCTCGATTATCCGGAATTCAATTTGATGCTTTCCAAAAAGCTGCACGCGCTGGGAATCCCGGTCGTCTACTACGTGAGCCCCCAGGTGTGGGCTTGGCGCAAGGGACGGGTGAAGACGATCAAAAAATACTGCCGCAAAGTGCTGCTGCTGTTCCCGTTCGAGGTGCCTTTCTACAAGGAAAAGGGCGTGCCGTACGAGTTCGTGGGGCACCCCATTCTCGACGAGATTCAGGACAAATACTACGAGCCCGTCTATCGCAAAACTCACCGGAACCGTTGCGGCATCGGTGATGACGATATCGTGATCGGTCTGATGCCGGGGTCGCGGCGGGGCGAGATCAAGCGGCACTTCGACATCCAGATCGAAGTCGCGCGCCGTCTGTACAAGAACTACAAAAACATCCGCGTGCTGCTAATGGTGGCGCCGACGTTCGAAAAAGAGCAGCTGCAAGCGTTGATGGACGACGTGAATTTTCCGATCATCGTGCAGAAGGATGAGCCGTTCGAGATGATCCATCTGTCCGACTTCGTGCTGGCGGCGTCGGGGACGGCGACATTGATGGTGGGCCTTCTGGAAAAGCCGATGGTCGTGATGTACCGGATGACCTTCTTGACGGGCCTTCTGGCGCGCCTGGTGGTCCGGGGCGTGAAATTTTTCGGGATCGTGAATCTGATCAAGAACCGCGAAGTGGTGCCCGAGCGTTGGCAGGGCGGGGCTTCGGCGGATGAGCTTTACTCGTTGATGAAACGTTATCTCGATGACCCCGCTTACACGGCGAAGGTGCGCGAAGATCTTCACTCTTTACGCAAAGAGCTGGGGGACAGGGGCGCGACGGCTCGCGTGGCGGCGGCGGTTGAGGAATTCTTGCGGTGA
- a CDS encoding Gfo/Idh/MocA family oxidoreductase, with protein MLRTAVIGVGYLGRFHAQKYKQLTEQGKCQLVGVLDFDPARGRFVAEELGVKAFGSFDELKGHVDAVAVASTTKTHFELAKKALLAGFHTNVEKPMTVSLAEANELCQIAKEKKLVLAVGHSERFNPVFRDLAPKYAKAKFLEFRRHAPFKLRGSDVSVVLDLMIHDLDLALNWVKEDLKLVSAVGGRMHSETLDWAEAEFKTMSGACVRVSASRTASAMTRVVRGVEGLTNFTGNFQTMDVEELEWASGQEEPRRKRVETLAKADHLFLETEGFVSAIGGGALPWITGDQGRKALDLALQVEERISK; from the coding sequence ATGTTGCGGACGGCGGTCATCGGGGTCGGCTATCTGGGCCGGTTCCACGCGCAAAAGTACAAACAACTCACGGAACAGGGAAAGTGTCAGCTCGTGGGCGTTCTGGATTTCGATCCGGCGCGCGGTCGGTTCGTCGCGGAAGAGCTGGGCGTGAAGGCCTTCGGCTCTTTCGATGAGCTGAAGGGTCACGTCGACGCGGTCGCGGTCGCTTCGACGACCAAAACCCATTTCGAACTCGCGAAGAAAGCGCTGCTCGCCGGTTTCCACACCAATGTGGAAAAACCGATGACGGTGTCTTTGGCCGAAGCGAACGAACTTTGCCAAATCGCGAAAGAGAAGAAGCTGGTTTTGGCGGTCGGCCACTCCGAGCGTTTCAATCCCGTGTTCCGCGATCTGGCGCCGAAGTATGCGAAAGCGAAATTTTTGGAGTTCCGTCGTCACGCGCCGTTCAAGTTGCGCGGGAGCGACGTCTCGGTCGTTCTGGATCTGATGATCCACGATCTGGATCTTGCTTTGAACTGGGTGAAGGAAGACCTGAAGCTCGTTTCGGCGGTCGGGGGGCGCATGCACTCCGAAACTTTGGATTGGGCCGAGGCCGAATTCAAAACGATGTCGGGGGCGTGCGTGCGCGTGTCGGCGTCGCGGACGGCGTCGGCGATGACCCGGGTCGTGCGCGGGGTCGAGGGGCTCACGAATTTCACGGGGAACTTCCAAACGATGGACGTGGAAGAGCTCGAGTGGGCTTCGGGTCAGGAAGAACCCCGCCGTAAACGCGTCGAGACTTTGGCGAAGGCCGATCATCTGTTCTTGGAAACCGAAGGTTTCGTGAGCGCCATCGGCGGCGGTGCTTTGCCGTGGATTACGGGCGATCAAGGTCGTAAGGCTTTGGATTTGGCACTGCAAGTGGAAGAACGGATCTCCAAGTGA
- the lpxA gene encoding acyl-ACP--UDP-N-acetylglucosamine O-acyltransferase: MKIHPSSVIGPEVEIAEDVEIGPYCLIQGKVKIGRGTFVEGHVTLGSRYGIMEIGEGNTFAPGAVIGGPPQDITYKAEPTKLIIGNHNTFREFSTVNIATTKATRETVVGDHNYLMAYTHIGHDCRIGNHVVIANDTHIAGHSVIEDNVTIGGVCAFNQNTMVGKNSFIAGSSVVNKDILPFSRAQGNYAVCRATNKVGLLRKGYSSDEVENIHRAIRIILMGSDTIEEGIARIERECTPSENLSYLVNFIRSSKRGIAK, from the coding sequence ATGAAGATCCATCCCAGCTCCGTCATCGGCCCCGAGGTCGAGATTGCTGAAGATGTCGAGATCGGACCCTACTGCCTGATCCAAGGCAAAGTGAAGATCGGCCGCGGAACATTTGTCGAGGGTCATGTGACCCTCGGCTCGCGCTACGGAATCATGGAAATCGGCGAAGGCAACACCTTCGCCCCGGGCGCCGTCATCGGCGGACCGCCGCAAGACATTACCTACAAAGCCGAACCGACGAAGCTCATCATCGGGAACCACAATACCTTCCGTGAGTTCTCGACGGTGAACATCGCGACGACCAAAGCGACGCGGGAAACCGTGGTCGGCGATCACAACTACCTGATGGCGTACACGCACATCGGTCACGATTGCCGGATCGGCAATCACGTCGTCATCGCCAACGATACGCACATCGCGGGACATTCGGTGATCGAGGACAACGTCACCATTGGCGGAGTCTGCGCGTTCAACCAAAACACCATGGTCGGCAAGAACTCGTTCATCGCGGGGTCTTCGGTCGTGAATAAAGACATTTTGCCGTTCTCGCGCGCGCAGGGAAACTACGCGGTCTGCCGGGCGACGAACAAAGTGGGTCTGTTGCGTAAGGGGTATTCGTCCGACGAGGTCGAAAACATCCACCGCGCGATTCGTATTATCCTTATGGGCTCGGACACGATCGAAGAGGGCATCGCCCGCATCGAGCGTGAGTGCACGCCGAGTGAAAACTTATCTTACCTCGTGAACTTCATCCGGTCGTCCAAACGGGGGATCGCGAAGTAA
- a CDS encoding OmpH family outer membrane protein has product MTRFLTATAVTLLMAAPALAQKVGFVDVQKAVQATSQGKKAKATLDGEFKKRKDTLDKKKADIEKMGQDLEKKKSVLSEEVLGKKQMELQEEMMKFQKQVGENQMEIQKKEEELVGPILEKMKGVIESVAKEKGYAMVLEKKAQNVLFSVADADLTDDVVKAFEKAK; this is encoded by the coding sequence ATGACCCGTTTTCTGACCGCAACCGCAGTGACTCTGTTGATGGCTGCTCCCGCTTTGGCGCAAAAGGTGGGTTTCGTGGACGTCCAAAAAGCCGTGCAGGCGACTTCGCAAGGTAAAAAAGCGAAGGCGACTTTGGATGGCGAGTTCAAAAAGCGCAAAGACACTCTGGATAAGAAAAAAGCCGACATCGAAAAGATGGGCCAAGATCTGGAAAAGAAAAAATCCGTTCTGTCGGAAGAAGTTCTCGGCAAGAAGCAGATGGAACTCCAAGAAGAGATGATGAAGTTCCAAAAGCAGGTCGGCGAGAACCAAATGGAAATCCAGAAGAAGGAAGAAGAGCTGGTCGGCCCGATCCTCGAAAAGATGAAGGGCGTGATCGAATCCGTCGCGAAAGAAAAAGGCTACGCCATGGTTCTCGAGAAGAAAGCGCAGAACGTTTTGTTCTCGGTGGCGGACGCAGATTTGACTGACGATGTCGTGAAGGCGTTTGAGAAAGCGAAGTAA